The DNA region CCACGGTCCATAAAGCTGTCCAGCACGCCACAAGTGAAGACACCACGCATGCCGCCGCCTTCAAGAACCAATCCTGTCTGGGGGTTGATATGTATCTTTTTCTCCATAATTATCTGATAAAACGCTCCAAAGATAGCTTTTGTTTCCGAAATCTCCCTATCTTTGTGGCAGTAACAATCATTTAATATCAATTTAATTATGATGAAAAAGTCAATACTTATTGCCACTTTAGGCTTATTGAGTTTCAATGTGTCAGCACAGGACACTCCGAAAGCGGAAGAAGGCTTCATCTTCACAACCGTTAAAGAAAACCCGATTACTTCCGTTAAAAACCAAAACCGTTCCAGCACATGCTGGAGTTTTTCGGCTCTTGGTTTCCTTGAAAGCGAATTGCTGCGTATGGGCAAAGGCGAATATGATTTATCTGAAATGTTTGTGGTACACCACACCATGATGGACCGCGGCGTGAACTACGTACGCTATCACGGTGACAGTTCTTTCTCACCCGGTGGAAGCTTCTACGACATCATGTTCTGCCTGAGAAACTACGGTCTTGTTCCGCAGGAAGCTATGCCGGGCATCATGTACGGTGACACATTGCCGGTACACAACGAGTTGGATGCCGTGGCCGGTGCTTACGTAAACGCTATTGCCAAAGGCAAACTGACCAAACTGACTCCGGTATGGAAGAAAGGCCTGTGCTCTATCTATGATACTTACCTCGGCAAGTGCCCCGAAAGCTTCACTTACAAAGGAAAAGAATATACTCCGAAGACATTTGCCGAATTCCTCGGAATCAATCCGGACGATTACATATCTCTGACTTCATTTACCCACCATCCATTCTACACTCAGATGAACATCGAAATCCAGGACAATTGGCGCAACGGCCTTTCTTATAACCTGCCTTTGATGGAATTCATGTCTGTTATCGACAATGCCGTTAACAACGGTTACACTGTAGCTTGGGGTAGCGACGTCAGCGAAAGCGGTTTCACTCGTGACGGTATCGCCGTTATGCCCGACGCGGATCGTGGTGCCGAACTCACCGGTTCTGACATGGCACGCTGGACA from Bacteroides sp. MSB163 includes:
- a CDS encoding aminopeptidase C — encoded protein: MKKSILIATLGLLSFNVSAQDTPKAEEGFIFTTVKENPITSVKNQNRSSTCWSFSALGFLESELLRMGKGEYDLSEMFVVHHTMMDRGVNYVRYHGDSSFSPGGSFYDIMFCLRNYGLVPQEAMPGIMYGDTLPVHNELDAVAGAYVNAIAKGKLTKLTPVWKKGLCSIYDTYLGKCPESFTYKGKEYTPKTFAEFLGINPDDYISLTSFTHHPFYTQMNIEIQDNWRNGLSYNLPLMEFMSVIDNAVNNGYTVAWGSDVSESGFTRDGIAVMPDADRGAELTGSDMARWTGLTAADKRKELTSRPLPEITVTQEMRQTAFDNWETTDDHGMLIYGIAKDQNGKEYYMVKNSWGTNNKYKGTWYASKPFVAYKTINILVHKDAVPKALLKKLGVK